ttgtatacgCTGTAATTCTGAAGCGGAGATTGTTCTTGGAaaaaattcatgtatatttatcacTAACATTTGATGGTGCTATTAAAACCTTCGCATGCGctgatccagaatttttttttccggGATGGGGGTTCCGacagttatttgagtttgccaggaGGGATCTGAggcatatttttgataattttgtaatgtaaatttaaagaaatttgaattggttggaaccccccccccccccccccccacacacacacacagatctGCACACGCTTCGTAAGTAGAAAAAgttgatacatatatacatcAATCTTTCTGCGCATGCGTATTTACCTCTGTGATGATACATGTTGATTTCCCTTCTTCCCTTTCCATGGcctagaattaaaaataaagttgttCTTATCAACTTGAACAGGTTTGATTTTGTGTAGAGCGATGAGTACTCAGCTTAAttgtttttggtttgtttgattacaagttgttttttgttttcattatttcttacatgtgtgttgtttgttttatttttttaaaattatattgaatggctttgtaaaaaatttaagtaaaaatacTGACATTCAAAGTGCCCCAACATTTGAAAACCTTGCTTTAAAACATAGTTTTCGGAAGGAAAGAAAGTGTCAAAGGTTACCATGAATCTTTCTTGTACAAGTCTCCTATACATGAATAGCTTTGCCAGCTGATATTTCATTTCAAGCTTCTCTAGACTCATGTGTTCCGCGCCAGCCACCTGTTTACATATAAAGCAATTATCATAATAACCTAatagaaaacatttaaacatattCACAACCGCGGAAtccgtggggatgtaatttcgtggatgcatcggttttcagttttggaaagagagataactctaatACTTAATTTCCTTTGAGGATGTAAATTAGTTGGGTAAGACTACCCACGAAGAGCACAAAAATTAAGACACCATGCACGAATTCTAATAATTCCACGACGAATTTTCAGTGAtaataaacattcaataatttcaatatttttttctggtattttgaaataaaatctatacatgtacatactgtaATTTTATGTCGCTGGAAGAATGCATGAATCGTCCTAATTCGCAGTTCTCGCTGGGCTTAATAGTTTTTTCCGTATCTTAAAATTGTGTAGCCATAGTGCTCCTGTAATTTTATGCATGGTGTTGTAAAAAAGTAATGGCtatctctgagagagagagagagagagagagagagagagagagagagagagagagagagagagagagatattttctAACCTGATACTGAGAATAATCAGTCGCTGGTTGACGGGGATTCCCGAAATCTTCCTGAAGACGTACACAACACAAACGTCAAGTATCTGCAAAccaatacaatattatttacaaGAGAGTGTATATTTAGttgataatttgaataaatagttttatttaggtcatatgaatgaaatatattcatttaaatcatAAACTTGTTCTTTTTCACAAATTGTACTACTAGAGGCTTatgtacaatgaaaataaatttgatttcttcGTACCTTTTGCGTTGTAGGCGAGAACCATCGCATTAATTCTTGTGGCCGCTTTTCCGTCTCCTTACAAAATTATGACATTTCGATAGTTACTGGTATCATGAGATAAAATTTAGATCATATACCGGTAGAACTACAAGTAATTACACAATgatatttcaaactaaaaatTGTACCTCTCTTATGTCAGTCTTGTCCATATCGCTAAAAATTCTTTGCAACAAACACTGTTACTACT
The window above is part of the Magallana gigas chromosome 10, xbMagGiga1.1, whole genome shotgun sequence genome. Proteins encoded here:
- the LOC105337520 gene encoding uncharacterized protein gives rise to the protein MDKTDITEETMEKPQEIMRWFPPTTQKILDVRVRLQEDFGNPRQPATDYSQYQVAGAEHMSLEKLEMKYQLAKLFMYRRLVQERFMAMEREEGKSTCIITEVNTHAQKD